A region from the Metopolophium dirhodum isolate CAU chromosome 9, ASM1992520v1, whole genome shotgun sequence genome encodes:
- the LOC132951943 gene encoding nuclear hormone receptor FTZ-F1 beta, which translates to MADSDTRMWGHSVQVSSGPVTVTSINLIAPRLQPNAQITTIKEEPHDKDGTMTEIKDDIIDEVGSECDREVSKIDFSGVTMRSKKMRAVEENMPRPMSWEGELSDSEMKQEEDRTADVQTANQNYLLPRNENLNNQQSSPVKRIIYNDNNLVDRVMEHVKSKVTSSNNDIPLLVDKLLGGGYSPLLQHRTNGVKHTSHIPPTHSPDSAIHSCCSPAQSPITSRHNPPSSSGFSSPSTFTPSSLSRNNSDASQYGGSQHSSCYSQSYSSLSVSPTHFSPTQSPIQPRHIQRNFHEYTVAEETNGYEEKLSMSDISQQHGITSGISRQQLINSPCPICGDKISGFHYGIFSCESCKGFFKRTVQNHKNYVCLHGSACLITIATRKKCPACRFDKCLNMGMKLEAIRVDRTRGGRSTYPFTYTIPPSNMQPQHSGQHSGMSTNSVENKVKQEERACRSPPQEAARLIPQLLQEIMEVEHLWTYNEGSFESSSASGSSMNHCGGAKEIAKSRLMAENSGTDFLSNLCNIADHRLYKIVKWCKSLPLFKNISIDDQISLLINAWCELLLFSCCYRSVSSPGEIRVSLGKSISLDQARELGLAPCIERMLNFTQHLRRLRVDRYEYVAMKVIVLLSSDTNDLKEPEKVRASQEKALHALQQYTLTHYPEMPSKFGELLLRIPDLQRTCQVGKEMLSIKSKEGEGQSFNLLMELLRGDH; encoded by the exons ATGGCAGACAGCGACACCAGGATGTGGGGCCACAGCGTGCAGGTATCGTCCGGCCCGGTCACCGTCACGTCCATCAATCTGATCGCTCCTCGTCTGCAGCCCAACGCGCAGATCACCACGATAAAAG AGGAACCTCACGACAAGGACGGCACAATGACTGAAATAAAAGATGACATCATCGACGAAGTAGGTTCTGAATGTGATCGGGAAGTAAGTAAGATTGACTTCTCCGGAGTTACTATGAGAAGTAAAAAAATGAGAGCGGTAGAAGAAAACATGCCCCGGCCAATGTCCTGGGAAGGAGAACTTTCCGATTCGGAAATGAAACAG GAAGAAGATAGGACGGCGGACGTGCAGACAgcgaatcaaaattatttactgCCTCGAAATGAGAATTTAAATAACCAACAATCGTCTCCAGTCAAACGAATtatttataacgataataatttg gtCGACCGAGTGATGGAGCATGTCAAGAGCAAAGTAACTTCGTCGAACAACGACATTCCGTTACTTGTTGATAAATTGTTAGGTGGCGGTTACAGTCCGTTACTCCAACATAGAACTAATGGAGTCAAACATACATCACACATTCCACCGACTCACAGCCCAGACTCGGCCATACACTCTTGTTGCTCACCTGCACAGTCACCAATCACTTCCAGACATAATCCTCCGTCATCTTCTGGGTTTTCGTCCCCATCTACATTCACACCGTCGTCATTGTCGAGGAATAATAGTGATGCTTCACAATATGGTGGATCACAACATAGTTCTTGTTATAGTCAAAG ttattccTCGCTGTCTGTTTCGCCTACACATTTTTCCCCGACACAATCACCAATACAGCCAAGACACATACAAAGAAATTTTCATGAATATACTGTGGCAGAGGAAACCAATGGCTATGAAGAGAAATTGTCAATGTCCGACATTAGTCAACAACATGGTATAACATCTGGTATTTCAAGACAACAACtgataaatag TCCCTGTCCAATTTGCGGTGATAAAATTTCTGGTTTTCATTATGGCATATTTTCATGTGAGAGTTGTAAAGGATTTTTCAAGCGCACTGTACAAAATCATAAGAACTACGTGTGCTTACATGGTTCGGCATGTTTGATCACAATAGCTACACGTAAGAAGTGTCCAGCTTGCCGCTTTGACAAGTGCTTGAATATGGGTATGAAACTAGAAGCAATCAGAGTTGATAGAACAAGAGGTGGACGTAGTACCTATCCGTTTACTTACACAATACCGCCTTCCAATATGCAGCCACAACATAGTGGACAGCACTCAGGAATGAGCACTAATTCTGTAGAAAATAAAGTCAAGCAGGAAGAACGTGCATGCAGGTCTCCACCCCAAGAAGCAGCCAGACTGATCCCTCAATTATTGCAA gaaatAATGGAAGTGGAACACTTATGGACTTATAATGAAGGCTCATTTGAATCGTCAAGTGCTAGTGGAAGTTCTATGAATCATTGTGGTGGTGCCAAAGAAATAGCTAAGAGTCGCTTAATGGCTGAAAATTCAGGAACAGATTTTCTTTCCAATTTATGCAACATTGCTGATCATCGGCTTTACAAAATAGTTAAATGGTGCAAATCATTAccgttatttaaaaacatttcg ATCGATGATCAGATATCGCTATTGATAAATGCCTGGTGTGAGCTACTGTTATTCAGTTGTTGTTATCGATCAGTTAGCAGCCCCGGAGAAATACGTGTTAGCCTGGGCAAGTCCATTTCTTTAGATCAAGCAAGAGAATTAGGTTTAGCACCTTGTATTGAGCGCATGTTGAATTTTACTCAGCACCTGAGACGTTTGAGAGTAGATCGTTATGAATATGTAGCCATGAAAGTCATTGTGCTATTATCatcag ATACAAATGATTTGAAAGAACCAGAAAAAGTTCGAGCATCTCAGGAAAAAGCATTACATGCTCTGCAACAGTATACTCTGACACATTATCCGGAGATGCCATCCAAATTTGGAGAACTGTTGTTAAGGATACCTGATTTACAACGTACTTGTCAG GTTGGAAAAGAAATGTTGTCAATAAAGAGTAAGGAAGGAGAAGGGCAAAGCTTCAATCTTTTAATGGAGTTATTAAGAGGCGatcattaa